In one window of Nocardioides panacisoli DNA:
- a CDS encoding FecCD family ABC transporter permease: MLGLTLALGLSAVAATALGAVAIGFGTVVEVLGHHLFLVPEQQAWSAPRDAIVWQVRLPRVVLAVTVGAGLAVAGLALQAMVRNLLADPYLLGVNSGASTGAAAAILFGVTLGLGEHALAGSAFLGALAASVLVYAIARSGGRVTSVRLLLAGVAVGYALQAVTSFLIFASDSAEGARSVMFWLLGSLALAEWGASLLVAATVVVLTVAVLTAAGPRLDALAIGDETALSLGVPPERFRMLLLVVVALCIAVVVSAAGSIGFVGLVVPHLARRAVGAAHRWTVPVAALMGAVLLLWADVLARTVLAPQEIPIGIITAVLGAPFLLLLVRRLHVAAP, encoded by the coding sequence GTGCTCGGGCTGACGCTCGCCTTGGGGCTCTCCGCCGTCGCCGCCACGGCGCTCGGTGCGGTCGCGATCGGGTTCGGCACGGTCGTGGAGGTGCTGGGGCACCACCTCTTCCTGGTGCCCGAGCAGCAGGCCTGGAGCGCACCCCGCGACGCCATCGTCTGGCAGGTGCGGCTGCCGCGCGTGGTGCTCGCCGTCACCGTCGGCGCCGGTCTCGCCGTCGCCGGGCTGGCGTTGCAGGCGATGGTGCGCAACCTGCTCGCCGACCCCTACCTCCTCGGCGTCAACTCCGGCGCCTCGACCGGTGCGGCGGCCGCCATCCTCTTCGGGGTGACGCTCGGCCTCGGGGAGCACGCGCTGGCCGGGAGTGCGTTCCTCGGCGCGCTCGCCGCGTCCGTCCTCGTCTACGCCATCGCCCGCAGCGGCGGTCGCGTCACCTCGGTCCGGCTGCTGCTGGCCGGCGTCGCGGTCGGCTACGCGCTCCAGGCGGTCACCAGCTTCCTGATCTTCGCCTCCGACTCCGCGGAGGGGGCCCGGTCGGTCATGTTCTGGTTGCTCGGCTCCCTCGCCCTCGCGGAGTGGGGCGCGTCGCTGCTGGTCGCCGCGACGGTGGTCGTCCTCACCGTGGCGGTGCTCACGGCCGCAGGGCCACGCCTGGACGCCCTCGCCATCGGCGACGAGACCGCGCTCAGCCTGGGGGTGCCGCCGGAGCGGTTCCGGATGCTGCTGCTCGTGGTCGTCGCCCTGTGCATCGCCGTGGTGGTCTCGGCCGCCGGGAGCATCGGCTTCGTCGGCCTCGTCGTGCCCCATCTCGCGCGCCGTGCGGTCGGGGCGGCGCATCGCTGGACGGTGCCCGTGGCCGCCCTCATGGGAGCCGTGCTGCTGCTGTGGGCCGACGTCCTGGCCCGCACCGTCCTCGCCCCGCAGGAGATCCCGATCGGGATCATCACCGCCGTACTCGGGGCGCCCTTCCTGCTCTTGCTCGTCCGCCGCCTGCACGTCGCCGCCCCG
- a CDS encoding WYL domain-containing protein — translation MSKGPQYAARVARLPEVFELLSAHPAGVPLARLAEEVGAPADELREDLLAFYSADLMEGDPLLGLFRPPVLEFLGDDGAEADPHQAEVVRVVDEHPADELGVQYVDASELALVYTAASALHDIEPDEDLAAAIDVLTETMVGREAGPEPTAARWNRALRPLQTAQRQRNAVRVVYSRAWDHAVTPPRVIHPYRLVQTRRGWEVDAGPPDPDGSLRTYLLSGVREFEVLEEQFVLPDDLPQRLAEQRATSTVTVVLPHHARWAADMYAENVTVVRADEDDVELELECLEPLERRVGMLLLAAGPDSFVREPADLRHAGVVLAEELLVHHRVTG, via the coding sequence ATGAGCAAGGGACCGCAGTACGCCGCCCGGGTGGCCCGGCTGCCCGAGGTGTTCGAGCTGCTCTCGGCGCATCCGGCCGGCGTACCGCTGGCCCGGCTGGCCGAGGAGGTCGGCGCGCCGGCCGACGAGCTGCGTGAGGACCTGCTGGCCTTCTACAGCGCCGACCTGATGGAGGGTGACCCGCTGCTGGGGCTCTTCCGGCCGCCGGTGCTGGAGTTCCTCGGCGACGACGGTGCCGAGGCCGACCCCCACCAGGCCGAGGTCGTCCGCGTGGTCGACGAGCACCCGGCCGACGAGCTGGGCGTGCAGTACGTCGACGCCTCCGAGCTCGCACTGGTCTACACCGCGGCGTCCGCGCTGCACGACATCGAGCCCGACGAGGACCTCGCCGCCGCCATCGACGTGCTCACCGAGACCATGGTCGGGCGCGAGGCCGGCCCGGAGCCGACCGCGGCCCGGTGGAACCGTGCGCTGCGCCCGCTGCAGACCGCACAGCGCCAGCGCAATGCGGTGCGCGTCGTCTACTCGCGGGCGTGGGACCACGCGGTGACGCCCCCGCGGGTGATCCACCCCTACCGGCTGGTGCAGACCCGCCGCGGCTGGGAGGTCGACGCCGGTCCGCCGGATCCCGATGGCTCGCTGCGGACCTACCTGCTCTCCGGCGTGCGCGAGTTCGAGGTGCTCGAGGAGCAGTTCGTCCTGCCCGACGACCTGCCGCAGCGCCTCGCCGAGCAGCGGGCGACGTCGACGGTGACGGTGGTCCTGCCGCACCACGCCCGGTGGGCGGCGGACATGTACGCCGAGAACGTCACGGTCGTGCGCGCCGACGAGGACGACGTCGAGCTCGAGCTGGAGTGCCTGGAGCCGCTGGAGCGGCGCGTCGGCATGCTGCTGCTCGCTGCCGGTCCGGACAGCTTCGTGCGGGAGCCCGCGGACCTGCGCCACGCCGGGGTGGTGCTCGCCGAGGAGCTGCTGGTCCACCACCGCGTCACCGGCTGA